In Acidobacteriota bacterium, one DNA window encodes the following:
- a CDS encoding fumarate hydratase, with protein sequence MEAFRDSMLQLITQTATNLPPDVRRAMARATESETGARSLQALNVIGTNIDMACDNEGPICQDTGWPTFEIKTPVGVNQLVMKTQIRAAVAEATKRGKLRTNSVNSLTGVNAADNLGPGTPTMHFEQWEGDDIEVRLLLKGGGCENKNIQYSLPMEIPHLGKAGRDLDGVRKCILHAVWQAQGQGCSAGAVGVCIGGDRAQGYINAKEQLFRLLDDTNAIPELAKLEDYVMQTANTLGIGTMGFGGGATLIGCKIGVLNRLPASFFVSVAYDCWAFRRLGVVLDAQTGAIKRWLYRDAATPEQKMSHGANGGGFVRTGNEKVLRAPLTEAQMRELQVGDVVLISGEVFTGRDAVHAHLMKNDPPVNLNGAILYHCGPVVLKDGDKYTIKAAGPTTSIREEPYQGDIIKRYGVRAVMGKGGMGAKTLAALKEHGAVYLNAIGGAAQYYAKSIDEVLGVNLLEFGIPEALWQLRVTDFPAIVTMDAHGNSLHAEVEQASATVLAKLSEPVF encoded by the coding sequence ATGGAAGCTTTTCGCGACAGCATGCTGCAACTCATCACCCAGACCGCGACTAATCTGCCGCCCGATGTGCGCCGCGCGATGGCCCGCGCGACCGAGAGCGAAACCGGCGCGCGTTCGCTGCAAGCGTTGAACGTCATCGGCACCAACATTGATATGGCCTGCGACAACGAAGGCCCGATCTGTCAGGACACCGGCTGGCCTACGTTTGAGATCAAAACGCCCGTCGGTGTGAATCAACTCGTGATGAAAACGCAGATTCGCGCAGCCGTCGCCGAGGCGACCAAACGCGGCAAACTGCGCACCAATTCGGTGAATTCGCTGACCGGCGTCAACGCTGCGGACAACCTTGGCCCAGGCACGCCGACCATGCATTTTGAACAGTGGGAAGGCGACGACATCGAAGTCCGCCTCTTGTTGAAAGGCGGCGGTTGCGAGAACAAGAACATCCAGTATTCGCTGCCGATGGAAATCCCGCATCTGGGCAAAGCCGGGCGCGATTTGGACGGGGTGCGCAAATGCATCCTGCACGCCGTCTGGCAGGCGCAAGGCCAGGGTTGCAGCGCCGGCGCCGTGGGCGTGTGCATCGGCGGCGACCGTGCGCAAGGTTACATCAATGCCAAAGAGCAACTTTTCCGCCTGCTGGACGACACAAATGCGATTCCCGAATTGGCGAAGCTGGAAGATTACGTGATGCAAACGGCCAACACGCTGGGCATAGGCACGATGGGCTTCGGCGGCGGCGCGACGCTCATCGGTTGCAAGATCGGTGTGCTGAACCGCCTGCCCGCCAGCTTCTTCGTTTCAGTAGCATACGACTGCTGGGCCTTCCGCCGCTTGGGCGTGGTGCTGGACGCGCAAACCGGCGCGATCAAACGCTGGTTGTACCGGGACGCCGCGACGCCCGAACAGAAGATGTCGCACGGCGCCAATGGGGGCGGCTTTGTCAGAACCGGCAACGAGAAAGTCCTGCGCGCGCCGCTCACCGAAGCGCAGATGCGCGAATTGCAAGTCGGCGATGTCGTGCTGATTTCGGGCGAAGTCTTTACCGGACGCGACGCCGTCCACGCGCACCTGATGAAAAACGATCCGCCCGTGAACCTGAACGGCGCGATTCTTTATCACTGCGGCCCCGTCGTGCTGAAAGACGGCGACAAGTACACGATCAAAGCCGCTGGCCCGACGACTTCGATCCGCGAAGAACCCTACCAAGGTGACATCATCAAACGCTACGGCGTGCGCGCGGTGATGGGCAAGGGCGGCATGGGCGCGAAAACGCTGGCGGCGCTCAAAGAACACGGCGCGGTGTACCTCAATGCCATCGGTGGCGCGGCCCAGTATTACGCCAAAAGCATTGACGAAGTCCTCGGCGTCAACCTGCTCGAATTCGGCATCCCCGAAGCGCTGTGGCAACTGCGCGTGACCGACTTCCCCGCGATTGTGACGATGGACGCGCACGGCAATTCGCTGCACGCGGAGGTGGAGCAAGCGTCGGCGACGGTGTTGGCGAAGTTGAGTGAGCCGGTGTTTTGA
- a CDS encoding Gfo/Idh/MocA family oxidoreductase, with protein MNKLRWGVLSTSNFALTKTLPAMLKAQHLEVAAIASRDLSKAAAAAARFNIGKAYGSYEALLADPKIDVVYNPMPNHLHVPWTIKALAAGKHVLCEKPIGMSAAEAQQLLEVSQQHPRLKVMEAFMYRLHPQWQRAKQIVQAGGIGELRTIQSFFSYYNVNPANVRNQADIGGGGLMDIGCYNISLARFIFDAEPKRVLGLVEYDPTFQTDRIASGILDFGPSLGNATSTFTCSTQLAPYQRVNILGTTGRVEIEIPFNAPPDQPCKLWHQHDGQLEEISFDICDQYTLEADAFSLAVLNDTPVPTPLTDAVANMKVIEAVVLSGKSDGWVKLG; from the coding sequence ATGAACAAACTGCGCTGGGGTGTGCTGAGCACCTCAAATTTCGCCCTGACCAAAACCCTTCCCGCCATGCTGAAGGCCCAGCATTTGGAAGTCGCCGCCATCGCTTCGCGCGATTTGAGCAAGGCCGCAGCAGCGGCGGCGCGCTTCAACATCGGCAAAGCCTACGGCAGTTATGAGGCGTTGCTGGCCGATCCTAAAATTGACGTGGTGTACAACCCAATGCCGAACCACCTGCACGTGCCGTGGACGATCAAGGCGCTGGCAGCGGGCAAACACGTGCTGTGCGAAAAACCCATCGGGATGTCGGCGGCAGAGGCCCAGCAACTGCTCGAAGTTTCGCAACAGCATCCGCGCTTGAAAGTCATGGAAGCGTTTATGTATCGGCTACACCCGCAATGGCAGCGCGCCAAACAGATTGTCCAAGCGGGCGGCATCGGTGAACTGCGCACGATTCAATCCTTCTTTTCGTATTACAACGTCAACCCAGCCAACGTGCGCAATCAGGCCGACATCGGCGGCGGCGGGTTGATGGACATCGGCTGTTACAACATCTCGCTCGCGCGCTTTATTTTTGACGCCGAGCCGAAGCGTGTGCTGGGCCTCGTCGAATACGATCCGACGTTCCAGACTGACCGCATCGCGTCCGGCATTTTGGATTTCGGCCCCTCTTTGGGAAATGCCACTTCGACGTTCACCTGTTCGACGCAACTCGCGCCGTATCAGCGCGTCAACATTCTGGGCACGACGGGCCGCGTAGAGATCGAAATCCCGTTCAACGCGCCGCCCGACCAGCCGTGCAAGCTCTGGCATCAGCACGACGGCCAGCTCGAAGAAATCAGCTTCGACATCTGCGATCAATACACGCTTGAAGCCGACGCCTTTTCGCTGGCGGTGTTAAACGATACGCCCGTGCCGACGCCGCTGACCGATGCGGTGGCCAATATGAAGGTGATCGAGGCGGTGGTTTTGAGTGGGAAAAGTGATGGGTGGGTAAAGCTGGGATAG
- a CDS encoding GNAT family N-acetyltransferase, with the protein MTLHIRPARADEIPALEQLIARSVRALSVGYYTLRQIELALVHVFGVDSQLIADGTYFVAEVAGQLAACGGWSKRRTLYGGDQMKAGEDNLLDPRSEAARIRAFFVDPAFARRGIGKQLLAACEAAARAAGFTRLEMGATLPGEPLYTAAGYRAVEHLAAPLPEGETLPIIRMEKLLPA; encoded by the coding sequence ATGACATTGCACATTCGCCCGGCGCGGGCGGACGAAATCCCGGCGCTGGAACAATTGATTGCCCGCTCGGTGCGCGCGCTCAGCGTGGGCTATTACACGCTCCGCCAGATCGAGTTGGCGCTGGTGCACGTCTTCGGCGTGGATTCGCAATTGATCGCCGACGGCACGTATTTCGTGGCCGAAGTAGCCGGCCAACTGGCGGCCTGTGGCGGTTGGAGCAAGCGCCGCACGCTCTATGGCGGCGACCAGATGAAAGCGGGGGAGGACAACCTGCTCGACCCGCGCAGCGAGGCGGCCCGCATCCGCGCCTTTTTCGTAGACCCGGCGTTTGCGCGGCGCGGCATCGGCAAACAATTGCTCGCAGCCTGCGAAGCGGCGGCCCGCGCGGCAGGCTTCACCCGCTTGGAAATGGGTGCGACCTTGCCGGGCGAACCGCTCTACACCGCCGCCGGGTATCGCGCGGTCGAACACTTGGCCGCGCCATTGCCTGAGGGCGAAACGCTGCCCATCATTCGTATGGAAAAACTGTTGCCCGCATGA
- the mutY gene encoding A/G-specific adenine glycosylase, whose translation MTLPQDFSAQLLEWYDRTATALPWRGSRDPYRIWLSEIMLQQTRITAVEPYYAHFLERFPTVQALAAAPLNEVLKVWEGLGYYARARNLHRLAQTLVNEHHGQFPATAEALQQLPGIGRYTAAALASIAFDEHAAVLDGNVIRVLARLTDLPEDITQPATQAQLWQWAEALLPAERPGAYNQALMDLGRTICTPRRPACQACPLAAHCLAQQHGTTAQRPVKKAKAPLPQVRAVGAVVRDEMERVLLVQRPPKGLLGGLWTLPGGLCEADESLPDGLRRNVRADLGLEIEVAGQMAVAAQTLTHMRLTLRAFACEILAGNPRALGVAAYNWVTLTEAQHFSLGKADRVIIEKLRHWQPRLFEEFE comes from the coding sequence ATGACGCTGCCACAGGACTTTTCCGCCCAACTGCTTGAATGGTACGACCGCACGGCCACGGCGCTGCCCTGGCGCGGCAGCCGCGATCCTTATCGCATCTGGCTTTCCGAAATCATGCTGCAACAGACGCGCATTACGGCGGTTGAACCCTACTACGCGCACTTTCTGGAAAGGTTTCCCACCGTGCAAGCGCTGGCCGCCGCGCCGCTCAATGAAGTATTGAAAGTCTGGGAAGGACTCGGCTATTACGCGCGCGCGCGCAACCTGCACCGGCTGGCGCAAACACTGGTCAACGAGCACCACGGCCAATTCCCCGCTACAGCCGAAGCCTTGCAGCAGTTGCCCGGCATAGGCCGCTACACTGCCGCCGCGCTTGCCAGCATTGCTTTCGATGAGCACGCCGCCGTGCTCGACGGCAACGTCATCCGCGTACTCGCACGGCTGACCGATCTGCCCGAGGACATCACGCAACCCGCCACGCAGGCGCAACTCTGGCAATGGGCCGAAGCCTTATTGCCCGCTGAACGGCCCGGCGCTTACAACCAGGCACTGATGGATTTGGGCCGCACGATTTGTACGCCGCGCCGTCCGGCTTGTCAGGCTTGCCCGCTGGCCGCACATTGTCTGGCCCAGCAACACGGCACGACGGCGCAACGCCCGGTCAAAAAAGCCAAAGCACCGCTGCCGCAGGTGCGCGCCGTTGGCGCAGTGGTACGCGATGAAATGGAGCGCGTGCTGTTGGTGCAACGTCCGCCCAAAGGCCTGCTGGGCGGGCTGTGGACGCTGCCCGGCGGGCTGTGCGAAGCAGATGAATCGTTGCCGGATGGATTGCGCCGCAACGTGCGCGCCGATTTGGGCTTGGAAATCGAAGTCGCGGGACAGATGGCCGTCGCGGCGCAAACGCTCACCCACATGCGTTTGACGTTGCGGGCCTTTGCTTGCGAGATTCTCGCCGGCAACCCGCGCGCATTGGGCGTCGCGGCATATAACTGGGTCACGCTGACCGAGGCGCAACATTTCAGCCTGGGCAAAGCAGATCGCGTGATCATCGAAAAGCTGCGGCACTGGCAGCCGCGCCTGTTTGAAGAATTTGAGTGA
- a CDS encoding mercuric reductase: protein MQSDNYDALIIGSGQAGKPLALDLAKSGWKTALIERDHIGGTCINVGCTPTKTMVASARVAYLARRAADYGVNANTVSVNLAAVRRRKQAIVESFRNGSQQRLEAAANLDLLFGEASFVSPNSIAVNLRAGGTRMLTAPKIFLNTGGRPANPQMEGADAVPLLDSSSIMELDAVPEHLLVLGGGYVGLEFGQMFQRFGSRVTIIQRAAQLLGREDQDVADEVLKLMREDGIEVLLNAEAVRVTQQPDGQLELTVKTPDGTRALTGSHALAAAGRAPNTETLNLAAAGIAADKHGFIVANERLETSAPGIYALGDVKGGPQFTHISYDDYRIIRANLLEGGHATTTERLVPYTVFIDPQLGRVGLTEAEARAAGLNIRVFKMPMNYVARALEMDESRGFMKAIVDAETQRILGCAILGIEGGELMSMLQIAMLGKLPYTVLKDAVFAHPTLAEAFNNLFSS from the coding sequence ATGCAATCCGACAACTACGACGCGCTCATCATCGGTTCGGGACAAGCGGGGAAACCGCTCGCGCTGGATTTGGCCAAGTCCGGTTGGAAAACCGCGCTGATCGAACGCGACCACATCGGCGGCACCTGTATCAACGTGGGCTGCACGCCAACCAAGACGATGGTTGCCAGTGCGCGCGTCGCTTATCTGGCGCGGCGCGCGGCGGATTACGGAGTCAACGCCAACACCGTCAGCGTCAACCTCGCCGCCGTGCGCCGACGCAAACAGGCCATCGTCGAAAGCTTTCGCAACGGCAGCCAGCAACGGTTGGAAGCCGCGGCCAATTTGGATTTGCTTTTCGGCGAAGCCAGCTTTGTTTCCCCCAATTCCATCGCGGTGAACTTGCGCGCGGGCGGCACGCGCATGCTGACGGCGCCGAAGATTTTCCTCAATACGGGCGGGCGTCCGGCCAACCCGCAAATGGAAGGCGCGGACGCCGTGCCGCTGCTCGATTCGTCTTCGATTATGGAGCTGGACGCGGTGCCGGAACATTTGCTCGTGCTGGGCGGCGGCTATGTCGGCTTGGAATTCGGCCAGATGTTTCAGCGCTTCGGCAGCCGCGTGACCATCATCCAGCGCGCGGCGCAACTGTTGGGACGCGAAGATCAGGATGTGGCCGATGAGGTGCTCAAGCTGATGCGTGAGGATGGCATCGAAGTATTGCTCAATGCGGAAGCCGTGCGCGTGACGCAACAGCCCGATGGCCAGCTCGAATTGACTGTAAAAACACCGGACGGTACACGCGCGCTGACCGGTTCGCACGCGCTGGCCGCCGCCGGACGCGCGCCCAATACCGAAACGCTCAATCTGGCTGCCGCTGGCATTGCCGCCGACAAACACGGTTTTATCGTCGCCAACGAACGGTTGGAAACCAGCGCGCCCGGCATTTACGCGCTCGGCGATGTCAAAGGCGGGCCGCAATTCACGCACATTTCTTACGACGATTACCGCATTATCCGCGCGAACCTGCTGGAAGGCGGCCACGCGACGACCACAGAGCGTCTGGTTCCCTACACCGTTTTCATTGACCCGCAACTGGGCCGCGTCGGGCTGACCGAAGCCGAAGCGCGCGCGGCAGGCCTCAATATCCGCGTCTTCAAAATGCCGATGAATTATGTCGCGCGCGCGTTGGAGATGGATGAGTCGCGCGGCTTTATGAAAGCCATCGTGGACGCCGAGACACAGCGAATTCTGGGTTGTGCAATCCTGGGCATCGAAGGCGGCGAGCTAATGTCCATGCTGCAAATCGCCATGCTGGGCAAGCTGCCTTATACGGTTTTGAAAGACGCCGTCTTTGCGCATCCGACCCTGGCTGAGGCGTTCAACAATCTGTTTTCAAGTTGA
- a CDS encoding arginine-tRNA-protein transferase → MLDQAFRAHSTQPAEMDLLWANGWRHFGAYFFRYSLAEHGGRICSVIPLRVDLERFAPSRSQKRALARNRDLTVIIRDSFIDEEKEALFNRHRVRFTDNVPDSLYTFLSRQPARMPCQNQEICVYDGARLLAASFLDLGETATSAVYAVFEPEEHKRSLGIFTMLRAIEYSRELGCRYYYPGYAYREPSVYDYKKNFAALEYLDWSEGWQQFNHDNQ, encoded by the coding sequence ATGCTCGATCAGGCTTTTCGCGCCCACAGCACCCAACCGGCAGAGATGGATTTGCTCTGGGCTAATGGCTGGCGTCATTTTGGCGCTTACTTTTTCCGTTATTCGCTGGCCGAACACGGCGGGCGGATTTGCAGCGTAATCCCGTTGCGCGTGGATTTAGAGCGCTTCGCCCCCTCGCGCAGCCAGAAACGCGCGCTGGCCCGCAACCGCGACCTGACGGTCATCATCCGCGACAGTTTTATTGATGAAGAGAAAGAGGCCTTGTTCAACCGCCATCGTGTGCGTTTCACCGACAACGTGCCCGATTCGCTATACACGTTTCTCTCGCGTCAGCCTGCGCGGATGCCCTGTCAGAATCAGGAAATCTGCGTTTACGATGGCGCGCGTTTGCTGGCCGCCAGCTTTCTGGATTTGGGCGAGACCGCGACCTCGGCGGTCTATGCGGTCTTCGAGCCGGAGGAGCACAAGCGCAGCCTGGGCATTTTCACGATGCTGCGCGCCATTGAGTATTCGCGCGAATTGGGCTGCCGCTATTACTATCCCGGCTACGCCTACCGCGAGCCAAGCGTTTACGATTACAAAAAGAACTTCGCCGCGTTGGAGTATCTGGATTGGAGCGAAGGCTGGCAACAATTCAACCACGACAATCAATGA
- a CDS encoding GNAT family N-acetyltransferase: protein MIHEWRRDAYTISTDPQRVDVELIHQYLSTQTYWATGRPREVVARSLEHSLCFGLYHDAAQVGFGRVITDYATFAWLADVFVLAEHQGQGLGTWLTEVIITHPQLQGFRRWALATKDAQALYGKFGFAELKRPERWMERRDPATLETPDYWAGEPSST from the coding sequence ATGATTCACGAATGGCGCCGCGACGCATACACGATCAGCACCGACCCGCAGCGGGTGGATGTCGAGTTGATTCATCAATACTTGAGCACGCAAACCTATTGGGCGACGGGCCGCCCGCGCGAGGTCGTCGCGCGTTCGCTCGAACATTCGCTTTGTTTCGGCTTGTATCACGACGCGGCGCAAGTCGGCTTTGGGCGCGTGATTACCGATTACGCCACCTTCGCCTGGTTGGCTGATGTGTTTGTGCTGGCGGAACATCAAGGGCAAGGGCTTGGTACGTGGTTGACTGAGGTCATCATCACGCATCCTCAGTTGCAGGGCTTTCGCCGTTGGGCACTGGCGACCAAAGACGCGCAGGCGTTATATGGCAAATTCGGCTTTGCGGAATTGAAGCGTCCCGAACGCTGGATGGAACGGCGCGATCCGGCTACGCTGGAGACGCCGGATTATTGGGCGGGCGAACCGTCTTCAACTTGA
- a CDS encoding HTH domain-containing protein, translated as MSVAHVENLLKESRSAIIELLKVKGALTAEQLADELEVSKVCVRRHLSLLESDGLIEYEQEHLERGRPRFLYRLSDKASCLFPRSYDEFAKEVLTQVRREFGEAGVARVLEGRANELIAELKPLLTGLKMEERVKRLVKIICEKGYLAEARKAKDGSFRLRQRNCPTEKVATEYPHLCEQELRVYGEALGCEVTRECRIVEGATMCEYKITPMTSASELPAYTTLPILNN; from the coding sequence GTGTCAGTCGCTCACGTCGAAAACCTCCTAAAAGAATCGCGCAGCGCCATCATCGAGTTGCTCAAGGTCAAAGGCGCACTGACCGCCGAGCAATTGGCGGACGAACTGGAAGTGTCGAAGGTCTGTGTGCGGCGGCATCTGAGTTTGCTCGAAAGCGACGGCTTGATCGAATACGAACAGGAGCATCTGGAGCGTGGACGCCCGCGCTTTCTTTATCGCCTCTCCGACAAGGCCAGTTGCCTGTTCCCGCGCAGTTATGACGAGTTTGCCAAAGAGGTTTTGACGCAAGTGCGGCGCGAGTTCGGCGAGGCGGGTGTGGCGCGCGTGTTGGAAGGCCGGGCCAATGAATTGATCGCCGAGTTAAAGCCGTTGCTGACCGGCTTGAAAATGGAAGAGCGCGTCAAACGGTTGGTCAAAATCATTTGCGAAAAAGGCTATCTGGCCGAGGCCCGCAAGGCTAAAGACGGCAGCTTTCGGTTGCGGCAACGCAATTGTCCGACCGAGAAAGTGGCGACGGAATATCCGCATCTGTGCGAGCAGGAGTTGCGCGTTTACGGCGAGGCGTTAGGCTGCGAAGTCACGCGCGAGTGCCGTATCGTGGAGGGCGCGACGATGTGCGAATACAAAATCACGCCGATGACCAGCGCAAGCGAATTGCCGGCGTACACGACTTTGCCCATACTCAACAACTGA
- a CDS encoding DUF2238 domain-containing protein — MEQLVKRFEPLIALFFIVAGSFFLFRMAYLPGYISLPVGAALLLAFRAYIQTRYGLAIPYFLLLLCWISVGLDWLGNIFGWYRNGLAGMAYDELTHTAVPLLVVPCIVWLLDEGLTRFNYRLPLALTTVFAVALLFTVSGFYEVLELWDDKYMHPTPGWRIHGAYDTPNDLQSDFIGAVIGGVLAYFWLRRSKAGE, encoded by the coding sequence ATGGAACAGTTGGTCAAACGGTTTGAACCGTTGATTGCCCTTTTCTTTATTGTCGCCGGTTCGTTCTTCCTCTTTCGCATGGCCTATCTGCCGGGCTACATCAGCCTGCCGGTCGGCGCGGCGTTGTTGCTGGCGTTTCGCGCGTATATTCAAACGCGCTATGGCCTGGCGATTCCGTATTTCCTGTTGCTGCTGTGTTGGATTTCGGTCGGGCTGGATTGGCTGGGCAACATCTTTGGCTGGTATCGCAATGGGCTGGCAGGAATGGCGTATGACGAATTGACGCATACGGCCGTGCCCTTGTTGGTCGTGCCGTGCATCGTGTGGCTGTTGGATGAAGGACTGACACGGTTCAATTACCGTCTGCCGCTGGCGCTGACGACCGTGTTTGCAGTCGCGTTGCTATTCACCGTCTCAGGCTTTTACGAAGTGCTGGAACTGTGGGACGACAAATACATGCATCCGACGCCGGGCTGGCGCATTCACGGCGCTTACGACACGCCCAATGATTTGCAGAGCGATTTCATCGGCGCGGTGATTGGCGGCGTGTTGGCGTATTTTTGGCTGCGACGGTCAAAGGCGGGGGAGTAA
- a CDS encoding S9 family peptidase — protein MYLLAGILFCTGALTATPLQRSVAAQQRRVPTVDDLINVKAAGGAQISPDGKWVAYTVNETDWKQDAFVTHVWLVNTTGGKPFQLTRGEKGCGNPQWSPDGAWLAFTSNRVGDKNQLFVIRPDGGEATQLTKAENGVNGYAWSRDGKSIAYTASDADSKAAKERQEYLGGFEVVRKEYAFAQLWTLEVAAALNAPVTGTQRTKNKDYTIGGFEWSPDGSRIAFSATVNADLINGGTADVYVLTLADNAAKKIVALAGPDNSPHWSPDGKQLVFSSAMGNPKFFHANSRLALVFADGGTPRSLTDAFDEQPGFVEWNGDGIYFSGAQKTASHLFRLDPASGKFTRLSAPDNLMANGFSFTTDGKQFAFTSPAPASLSEVFLSSTASFTPRKLTSMTEQVANYTLASREVISWPSKDGATIEGILIKPADFDPNKKYPLLCVIHGGPTGVDRRTLLDARYYPADIWAAKGALVLKVNYRGSAGYGEKFRLLNVRNLGVGDAWDVLSGVDYLIGKGWVDGNRVGCMGWSQGGYISAFLTTSSDRFKAISVGAGISNWATYYYNTDITPFTIQYLGHDPADDPAIYAKTSPMTYIKQAKTPTLIQHGEFDKRVPIPNAYELRQGLEDRGVPVEMVVYKGYGHGITKPKSMRAVMQHNLGWFNHYIFGEPLPDFSKPELPSKADEKKMAGN, from the coding sequence ATGTATTTGCTAGCCGGAATTCTCTTTTGCACAGGCGCGTTGACCGCTACCCCCCTGCAACGCAGCGTTGCCGCACAACAGCGGCGCGTGCCGACGGTGGACGATTTGATCAACGTCAAAGCTGCCGGCGGCGCGCAAATCTCACCCGATGGCAAATGGGTCGCTTATACCGTCAACGAGACCGATTGGAAGCAGGACGCCTTTGTCACGCACGTCTGGCTGGTCAATACAACTGGCGGCAAGCCGTTTCAACTGACGCGCGGCGAGAAAGGCTGCGGCAATCCGCAATGGTCGCCTGACGGCGCGTGGCTGGCGTTCACCAGCAATCGCGTTGGCGACAAGAATCAACTTTTCGTGATTCGCCCGGATGGTGGCGAGGCGACGCAATTGACCAAGGCGGAGAATGGCGTGAACGGCTACGCCTGGTCGCGTGATGGCAAGAGCATTGCGTATACGGCGAGCGATGCCGACAGCAAGGCGGCCAAGGAACGTCAGGAGTATTTGGGCGGCTTTGAAGTCGTGCGCAAGGAATACGCCTTCGCGCAATTGTGGACGTTGGAGGTGGCCGCAGCATTGAACGCGCCCGTGACCGGCACGCAGCGCACCAAGAACAAGGATTACACCATCGGCGGGTTTGAATGGTCGCCGGATGGCAGCCGCATCGCGTTTAGTGCGACGGTCAACGCCGATCTGATCAATGGTGGGACAGCGGATGTTTACGTGTTGACGCTGGCGGATAACGCGGCCAAGAAAATCGTCGCGCTGGCCGGGCCGGACAATTCGCCGCACTGGTCGCCGGATGGCAAGCAGCTTGTGTTTTCGTCGGCAATGGGCAATCCGAAATTCTTTCACGCCAACTCGCGGCTGGCGCTGGTTTTTGCTGACGGAGGCACGCCGCGTTCGCTCACCGATGCGTTCGATGAACAGCCGGGCTTTGTCGAATGGAACGGCGACGGCATCTATTTCAGCGGCGCGCAAAAGACGGCCTCGCATCTGTTCCGGCTCGATCCGGCGAGCGGCAAGTTCACGCGCCTCAGCGCGCCGGACAATCTGATGGCAAACGGTTTTTCGTTCACCACAGATGGCAAGCAGTTCGCCTTTACTTCGCCCGCGCCGGCCTCGCTCAGCGAAGTCTTCCTCAGTTCAACCGCCAGCTTTACGCCGCGCAAACTGACTTCGATGACCGAACAAGTCGCCAATTACACGCTGGCTTCGCGCGAAGTCATCTCTTGGCCAAGCAAGGACGGCGCAACCATCGAAGGCATTCTCATCAAACCCGCCGATTTCGATCCGAACAAAAAATATCCGCTGCTCTGCGTGATTCACGGCGGGCCGACGGGCGTTGACCGGCGCACGTTGTTGGACGCGCGTTACTATCCGGCGGACATCTGGGCGGCCAAGGGCGCGCTCGTGCTCAAGGTCAACTATCGCGGCAGCGCGGGCTACGGCGAAAAGTTCCGGCTGCTCAACGTGCGCAACCTGGGCGTGGGCGATGCCTGGGACGTGCTGTCGGGCGTGGATTATCTGATCGGCAAAGGCTGGGTAGACGGCAATCGCGTCGGTTGCATGGGCTGGAGCCAGGGCGGCTACATCTCGGCGTTTCTGACGACTTCGTCTGACCGCTTCAAAGCCATCTCGGTCGGCGCGGGCATCTCGAACTGGGCGACGTATTACTACAACACCGACATCACGCCCTTCACGATTCAATACCTGGGCCACGATCCGGCGGATGATCCGGCGATTTATGCGAAGACTTCGCCAATGACTTACATCAAACAGGCCAAGACGCCGACGCTGATTCAGCATGGCGAATTCGACAAGCGCGTGCCGATTCCGAATGCCTATGAATTGCGCCAGGGTTTGGAAGATCGCGGCGTGCCGGTCGAGATGGTGGTTTATAAAGGCTACGGCCACGGCATCACCAAACCGAAATCCATGCGCGCCGTGATGCAGCACAATCTGGGCTGGTTCAACCATTACATCTTCGGCGAACCGTTGCCGGATTTCAGCAAGCCGGAATTGCCTAGCAAAGCCGACGAGAAGAAAATGGCGGGCAATTGA
- a CDS encoding Uma2 family endonuclease: MSLQAVPALAPDEPEESAPLTAPLFLPLNIGPVLLRLEEGRFNAADFEFFAAENPDLRLEMNKEGEMIVMMPVGFAGSRRNANLTARLVNWANEDGSGIAVEATAGFTLPNGAERSPDAAWVRRDRLAALTEAEQEKFLHLCPDFVVELRSASDRLKTVKAKLEEYIENGAQLGWLIDPRKKKVHIYRPGAPVEILDNPTEVSGEPLLKGFVLKLAGILD, translated from the coding sequence ATGAGTCTGCAAGCTGTGCCCGCGCTGGCGCCGGATGAACCCGAAGAGAGCGCGCCTTTAACCGCGCCGCTTTTCTTGCCGTTGAACATCGGCCCCGTGCTGTTGCGGCTGGAAGAAGGTCGGTTCAATGCGGCGGATTTCGAGTTCTTTGCGGCGGAAAACCCTGACCTCAGACTTGAGATGAACAAGGAGGGCGAGATGATTGTGATGATGCCGGTGGGTTTCGCCGGTTCGCGGCGCAATGCCAACCTGACCGCGCGCCTGGTGAATTGGGCGAATGAAGACGGTTCCGGCATTGCCGTTGAGGCGACCGCCGGTTTCACGCTGCCCAATGGCGCTGAACGTTCGCCCGATGCGGCTTGGGTACGCCGCGACCGCCTGGCAGCATTAACCGAGGCCGAGCAGGAAAAGTTCTTACACCTTTGCCCTGATTTTGTGGTGGAGTTGCGCTCGGCCTCCGACCGGCTCAAGACCGTCAAAGCGAAGCTGGAAGAGTACATCGAAAACGGCGCGCAACTCGGCTGGCTGATTGATCCGCGCAAAAAGAAAGTTCATATCTACCGCCCCGGCGCGCCGGTCGAGATTCTCGACAACCCAACCGAAGTTTCCGGCGAACCGCTGCTGAAAGGCTTTGTGCTCAAGCTGGCTGGAATTCTTGATTGA